A genome region from Arachis duranensis cultivar V14167 chromosome 6, aradu.V14167.gnm2.J7QH, whole genome shotgun sequence includes the following:
- the LOC107493650 gene encoding uncharacterized protein LOC107493650 encodes MVVASSSSSEFPKGGWRAIMSFTHQVIKGRWFMVFASLLIMAVAGATYMFGLYSNDIKTSLGYDQSTLNMLSFFKDLGANVGVLSGLINEITPPWVVLSIGAIMNLFGYLMIWLSVTNRIPRPQIWQMCLYICIGANSQSFANTGALVTCVKNFPGSRGSILGLLKGYVGLSGAIITQLYHAFYGEDSKSLILLIGWLPAAVSIIFLPTIRILKLDAVQQKKELKVFNNLLYISLGLAAFLMVLIIVQNKLSFTTVEDVVDGLVIVLLLLLPLAIVFREEFNNFRARTAEVQPSSINYKSEETAAVESDPSVGVNIVNTNTNTNTDTNSADSKSASCWSTAFKPPSRGEDYTILQALFSIDMMILFIATTFGVGGTLTAIDNLGQIGNSLGYPKKSTTTFVSLVSIWNYLGRVASGFASEILLKKYRFPRPLMLSLVMLLSCVGHVLIALGVPNSLYLSSVIIGFCFGAQWPLMFAIISEIFGLKYYSTLYNFGAAASPVGSYILNVKVTGSLYDKEALKLLEAKGLKRVDGEDLSCVGVQCYRMAFIIITASTLIGCFVSFILVLRTRKFYRSDIYGKFRRELEAAETEMGTSNKNNGAAVPEEGHSHASLSM; translated from the coding sequence ATGGTGgtggcttcttcttcttcatccgaGTTCCCTAAAGGTGGGTGGAGGGCAATAATGTCATTCACTCACCAAGTAATCAAGGGCCGTTGGTTCATGGTATTCGCCTCACTTCTAATCATGGCCGTTGCGGGTGCAACTTACATGTTCGGCTTGTACTCCAACGACATCAAAACCTCCCTAGGATATGACCAATCTACCCTCAACATGCTAAGCTTCTTCAAAGACCTTGGCGCCAATGTTGGCGTGCTCTCGGGACTAATCAATGAGATTACTCCCCCTTGGGTTGTTCTCTCCATCGGCGCAATCATGAACCTCTTTGGTTACCTCATGATCTGGCTCTCAGTAACTAACCGAATTCCCAGACCGCAGATCTGGCAGATGTGCCTGTACATTTGCATTGGTGCCAACTCGCAGTCTTTTGCGAACACCGGGGCGTTAGTCACGTGCGTCAAGAACTTCCCCGGTAGCCGCGGAAGCATACTAGGCCTTCTCAAAGGCTATGTTGGTTTAAGTGGCGCCATTATCACGCAGCTCTACCATGCTTTCTATGGTGAGGATTCCAAGTCTCTTATCTTACTTATAGGTTGGTTACCGGCTGCGGTTTCCATCATTTTCCTACCCACTATTAGGATCTTGAAACTTGACGCGGTTCAACAGAAAAAGGAGCTCAAAGTCTTTAACAATCTTTTGTATATTTCTCTTGGTTTAGCTGCTTTTCTTATGGTGCTTATCATAGTACAAAACAAGCTTAGTTTTACCACCGTCGAGGACGTGGTGGATGGCTTGGTAATTGTTttgttgcttcttcttcctcttgctATTGTGTTTAGAGAGGAATTCAACAACTTTAGAGCCAGGACTGCCGAAGTTCAACCTTCGAGCATAAATTACAAATCTGAAGAAACAGCAGCAGTAGAATCCGATCCCAGTGTCGGTGTTAATATTGTTAATACTAACACTAACACTAATACTGACACTAATTCTGCTGATTCTAAATCCGCTTCTTGTTGGAGCACCGCGTTCAAGCCTCCGAGCAGGGGGGAGGACTATACCATCTTACAAGCCTTGTTTAGCATTGACATGATGATTCTATTCATTGCAACCACGTTTGGTGTGGGTGGAACCTTAACCGCCATTGACAACTTGGGACAGATTGGGAACTCTCTAGGGTACCCTAAAAAGAGCACCACAACGTTTGTATCGCTAGTTAGCATATGGAACTACCTCGGGCGCGTTGCTTCCGGCTTTGCGTCGGAGATTCTCTTGAAGAAGTACAGATTCCCTCGCCCTTTGATGCTCTCACTGGTCATGCTTCTCTCTTGCGTTGGTCACGTCCTCATAGCTCTCGGTGTTCCAAACTCTCTCTACTTGTCTTCGGTGATCATAGGGTTCTGCTTCGGAGCTCAGTGGCCTCTAATGTTTGCAATCATTTCCGAAATATTTGGTCTCAAATACTACTCAACATTGTACAATTTTGGTGCGGCGGCGAGTCCCGTTGGATCTTACATATTGAATGTGAAAGTGACGGGCTCTTTGTATGATAAAGAGGCTTTGAAGCTATTGGAAGCGAAAGGGCTTAAGAGGGTTGATGGAGAGGACCTTTCTTGCGTTGGAGTGCAGTGTTATAGAATGGCTTTTATTATAATCACTGCTTCCACTTTGATTGGTTGCTTTGTTTCGTTCATATTGGTATTGAGGACAAGAAAGTTTTACAGGAGTGATATCTATGGCAAATTCAGAAGAGAACTTGAGGCTGCAGAGACTGAGATGGGGACTTCTAACAAAAATAATGGTGCTGCTGTTCCGGAAGAAGGACATAGCCATGCAAGTTTAAGCATGTAG